The genomic interval TTCTCAGAATCAAGATTCTTTAAATCTGGATAAATCTGAAGAAATGGAACAAGCATTAGACATCCTGAAACATTCTAATCTTGAAGTGGAACtttctgcaaaagaaaaagaaatcagccagCTTGTTGATGATGTGCAACGACTGCAGATGTCACAAACAAAACTACGTGAGTCAACAACTGCTCGGATCAACCAGCTAGAAGAAGAACTCAATCAGAAGAACACTGCATACCAAGAActtgaagaaaaattgaaattacaaGGAGATTATGATGAGATTAGCCGagagttaaatattttgaaatccattgaattttgtaaatcttctGACGAAGTTTCTGTACCTCAGTCAAAGTCACTGGAGCTTTTACTTCtggagaaaaataaaagtttacaaGCTGAGACGACACAGCTGAAGATGGCCAATAGTGAGTTGAGCAAACAATATACAAAACTGCAGGACAGCTATAAAGAAGCTGCTTCTACTCTTACCGAACAAAAAACAATGATATCTCAACTTGAAGAGGATTTACGCAGTGTTAATGCATTATCTTCAATGTTTCGTGGTGCAGCTGAAGGTGTTGAAGCTAAACCTGTTACTCCCACTGCTGAGGTTATGGCAGATTTTGTTAAAGAGATGACTCCTCCAGTGAATGGAGAGAATGACAAGTCTTCTCTAACTGCCGCTTCCTCTCTTCTACCAATTGTCCAAAGTCAAAGAGAACGTTACCGTCTGCGAGCCCAGGATCTAGAAACACAGAATTTGGTTTTGAAACAACAAGTCACTTTGCTCCAGAATGAGACTGACAAACTCCGATCTGACAATGTCAAGCTGTATGAGAAAATACGATTCTTACAAAGTTATCCATCAAAAGTAAGTAGTTTaatgtttgtatctttttttttttttaaattctttttctgtCATATTTGCTGACATATCTGATgccattttatttttgaaatgtatcAAAAATTTGCTTTATGTCTTATTCAGCTGCAATGTGGATGAGTGACCAAGTGTTGTAAGTTAGGGAGCTGGATGGGCATAAGTATGTGAGGCCAATAATTGTTACTAgtagtaaaatattgaaaacaagccaAAATATCTCAGTCTTCTAGCACAAGCTTATGAAAAATTGCTTGCAGAACATCAACAGTTATAAGGAGAGGTCACATTATCTCATTATACCTCCTTCCCCAGCATACCTGATACATGACTTACATTATTATTTAGTGATCTTGTTACCATTaagaaacatttgttttaattatccAACTGCAAATTCacctagaaagatgaaaagaatatTAAGCTTTCATCTGTCTATCAAATATTTGCAATGACAGAGCCAAAAACATGagttttacattctgtgtcataattctcttgaccaaaatataaacaacttatGCAGTTTATTTGGAAGAAGGTAAAGTATGGTACTCCCACAACataatttatttatgataaatttatggtttcatactTTATTCCAGTCTACTcttcccctggtgaagaggattggcctgcaagagtcctgtgctggtgccaaaAATAAACTTGTACTGGTACCCTGTAAACGCACTTGTGTTGTCCATATTGAAATCATCCAGCACACActggtaaagtggttggtgttaggaagggcatccaaccatagaaaccgtgccaaatcaaacctgatgcagctctctggcttaccagcccaggtcaaattgtccaacccatgccaacatggaaaatggatgttaaatgatgatactaTAGCATATTATTAACATGTACAGAATCATAAATTTTTCCCTAgaaaaccactttaaaatatctttcagtaaGTGCATGgtagaatatattaaatttgtttttttccttaaaatataCTAGTAAAATAGAGTTCATCTCATATGAGAATGTGTCTTATATACCAGCAAGCATGgtttttattcaaataattttttaatgaacatttttcatttatttcagttatgATTTCATTAGAGTTGACATGATGTTAAATGAAACCTGTAGTCAGTGTAATGCAACTGATTTAGTCAGAAGTTTTTATATCATTCCACTTTTAGTTAATTACTGATTATTAAGTAGAATTAAACCAAATATGAATATTCAagtgatatttttgtatttctgatCCAAATGTTAAATTGAGGCTATTATTTTAAAGCTAGTTTAAAAATACCAACAGAACTGTTTGAAAGCCTGTCAATTCCTATTCTTGGATGGTAACATGTTGCCTGGCTTATTTCTCTTATCACTTTCttgcaagcattcaggtcagTTTTCCAGTCTCAAAAAATCTTCTTCCCTTCTACCCACTAGTCATGTAAACTGTAACTCTTCTCTAATGAAGAGTGATGGCTGTTTTAAATATAAGAGTTATATTTGCTGAGGTTAACATGTACGATGTTGTATGGTGGTGAGGTATTGAGAAAGAGTGTAGAAGGTTTGTGGGGGTCAGACAGAAATGAGATAGCTAAGGCTTCATGTATATATTAGAGCTGAACTTTAAGGGCATCAACATTGGGTGTGCATTAGGGATTGAGACACATGATAATATGCCATTTTGAAGTGATAAGGATGTACACAAGCTAGTCTTGAAAGGTTTTtgttcttctgtatttttttttttgtcaattgttCTGCCTCTGCCACCAAATGTAAAGCTATTTCTCTGTATTTTCAGTCTGAATCTCACATCAATGTCGACGAAACAGAAAGCCAGTACTCTTCTCAGTATGAGGAGAGACTTAACCCATTCAACACATTTAACCGCAAGGAAAGAATGAAGCGTTAtatgaacttgaaaccatatgaCAAGATTACATTAAGCATGGGCCGTTTCATTATGGGCAACAAAGTTGCTCGTACTGTCACCTTCTTTTACACAATCTTCCTCCACTGTTTTGTATTCTTGGTTCTTTATAAATTGGCACACACCGAGTCCTGTAAACGGGATATGGCTGCTGAATGCCAAGCTCGCTTTGCTGAACATATGATGAAGTTTCACAAACACACCGATACAGAAGTGAAGGAGCGACACCTTTTCTTAGATGGTCATCAATAGAACCAATACATGGGGGCAGTCCTTTTTAAAGTTCTTACTGTCCCTTTCTTCTCTCGTCTGAGTTATAAACACGTCAGccatatactatatacacacttgtgtgtatgtaatgtatctatgtataggagtgtatgtatttgttgtatgtatgaatacatgtgtatgtgtatatgtatatatatgtgtgtgtatgtttgtatatatatctatatgtatgtatatatacatatatatgtgtgtgtatgtaagtatatcacattatgcacacacacacatttagaggtGTGGGTGTACTAACAACTGAGTATGACTTGGTAACTTGTACTAttcttttactaattgtttttgGTGCCTCTGTAGTCATGAGCAGACATAGTCACCTTGGCCCTCCTATGCTTGATTCCATGGAACATCCAGGATTTGACTGCTAGAGGGAAAGATAGCTGCACCAGCATTTGGCTAGTGCGCTTTTTCAGCTAAGTGGACTACAGCAGCATGTAAGAATTGCATTGCTCAAAGACACTGCATTGTCTAGTCCATGAAGCAAATCCATGACCTTGTGACTGTGCAGTCAACATATCCTATCTACTAGGGTACAtgcattcacgtgtgtgtgtgtgtgtgcatgatgagTATGTAGTAAGCAAGGAGGATTTTAAATGCATATCTCGTGAAGAGATTAATCAAGCCAGCATCTTATTGACAGAAATGAAATCACTAATTTGTTTGATCACATCTCTATGAGGCTGACTGTAGATATGAGcttcacacacttatacacacacatactcacacacacatatattacattctATACACTTTTGTCAAGTATGTGTATGATTAACATTCTTTAATGTTTTGTCTCTTGTACGATGAAACATACATTTGGACCAGCgtactgtgtgtgtatggttgtgtatgtgtgtgtgtgtgcataagtttgAAGGGCAAGTCTTCAGCCCGTCCCCCCACAAActaccctttaaaaaaaaaatttttggaatacgaatctgcaaaaaaattggcaaaaatcagCAGTTTTAAATTACCCCCGACCCCAACCCCTACCCCTCcttcatttttaaaaacttttttcagaattttttttttaaaaatacagagattatgattctgaaacaaatttccaaaaatttttgtCAANNNNNNNNNNgacaaaaatttcaaaacatttctgtagttacggttagggttttagggtagGGTTAgggggttagggctagggttttagagttagggttacggttttcgggttagggttagggttacggttttagggttagggttagggttagtgttggggtaaaaagtcaaaattgaagaattggTGGTGGGGGAAATTTAACAACGTGcgtttttggcaattttccggaacctcCGTATCCAAAAACGGGGGTTtttggcaaaaaataaataaataaaataaacaaatttgggagaaaatggtgGGGTGGGAGGACAGGCAGATGTCTTTCAGTATGAAGTAAGCAAGGATGATTTTAAATGCATATCTAGTGAGGAGAGTAATCAAGCCAGCATCTTATTGACAAAAATGAAATCACTAATTTGTTCGATCACATCACTATGAGGCTGGCTGTAGATATGAGCTTCATGtacttacccacacacaca from Octopus bimaculoides isolate UCB-OBI-ISO-001 chromosome 5, ASM119413v2, whole genome shotgun sequence carries:
- the LOC106876074 gene encoding protein CASP; translated protein: MAANIQSMCQFWKDFDLTELQKNLDTTATVIANRQDESDASRKKLVDLSRDFKKNTPEDIRKVVAPLLRSFQSEIDALSKRSKFGETAFLSIYRKLIDLPDPVPILEHAISIQKKAQKVQDFEIENKQLRETLTDYNHEFAEVKNQEVTIKQLREKLKEYEERMEATVEIRKEKEIQKNFAEKERQLQETQLAVAKKLGEAEQKVSILRSNLESVQSELFDVKAKYDEATAAKSDETDMLMADLERANERAVAVERQMEQIKVQNQQQQMLISQNQDSLNLDKSEEMEQALDILKHSNLEVELSAKEKEISQLVDDVQRLQMSQTKLRESTTARINQLEEELNQKNTAYQELEEKLKLQGDYDEISRELNILKSIEFCKSSDEVSVPQSKSLELLLLEKNKSLQAETTQLKMANSELSKQYTKLQDSYKEAASTLTEQKTMISQLEEDLRSVNALSSMFRGAAEGVEAKPVTPTAEVMADFVKEMTPPVNGENDKSSLTAASSLLPIVQSQRERYRLRAQDLETQNLVLKQQVTLLQNETDKLRSDNVKLYEKIRFLQSYPSKSESHINVDETESQYSSQYEERLNPFNTFNRKERMKRYMNLKPYDKITLSMGRFIMGNKVARTVTFFYTIFLHCFVFLVLYKLAHTESCKRDMAAECQARFAEHMMKFHKHTDTEVKERHLFLDGHQ